A DNA window from Callospermophilus lateralis isolate mCalLat2 chromosome X, mCalLat2.hap1, whole genome shotgun sequence contains the following coding sequences:
- the Tgif2lx gene encoding homeobox protein TGIF2LX — protein sequence MEATEDSPSEIQGQVQETSITSKPNNSTDKVLTSTESKRQRKGYLPSESVKILRDWLYEHRFKAYPSEAEKRMLSEQTNLSFLQISNWFINARRRVLPEMLQQDVNDPNHLKDKAIDEAQQQSTDHFVQVKSGAKLPDKVQCLPESLLPVGQESEERLTDPEFVPSQKLILNSQPKKKVKISTSESFSSESVWPEEYEDFSSFHLLVDAAVQKAAEMELQKKQELDP from the coding sequence ATGGAGGCCACGGAGGATAGCCCATCGGAAATCCAAGGCCAGGTCCAAGAAACCTCAATCACATCGAAACCTAACAATAGTACAGACAAGGTTCTAACCTCAACAGAGAGCAAGAGGCAAAGGAAAGGGTACCTGCCATCAGAGTCCGTGAAGATTCTCCGCGACTGGCTCTATGAGCACCGGTTTAAGGCCTATCCTTCAGAGGCAGAGAAACGGATGCTGTCAGAGCAAACTAATTTATCATTTCTTCAGATTTCAAACTGGTTCATAAATGCCCGCAGACGCGTTCTCCCGGAAATGCTTCAACAGGATGTAAACGACCCTAACCACCTTAAAGACAAGGCCATCGATGAAGCCCAACAGCAGAGCACTGATCATTTTGTGCAGGTCAAGTCAGGGGCCAAACTTCCAGACAAGGTACAATGCTTGCCTGAGTCCCTGCTGCCAGTAGGCCAGGAGTCAGAAGAGAGGCTTACAGATCCTGAGTTTGTCCCAAGCCAGAAGCTAATCCTAAACTCCCAGCCAAAGAAAAAGGTCAAGATTTCCACTAGTGAGTCCTTTTCTTCTGAATCTGTGTGGCCAGAGGAATACGAGGATTTCAGCAGCTTCCACTTGCTGGTAGATGCAGCTGTACAAAAGGCAGCTGAAATGGAGCTGCAGAAGAAGCAGGAGCTGGATCCATGA